A single genomic interval of Microbacterium oleivorans harbors:
- a CDS encoding hemolysin family protein has protein sequence MDVVMLGVGLLLTIGTGLFVASEFALVNLDRADLEARQAAGESRLSMTIAALRITSTHLSSAQLGITLTTLLTGYTMEPAISNLLGPVFTSWGWSDAVSRPIAAVVGVSIATIFSMILGELVPKNFALAIPRQTAKLVIPFQTAFTAVFRPAVTVLNGSANGVLRSMGVEPKEELSGARSAEELSSLVRRSASAGVLEKDTASLLDRSLTFSRLTTADVMTPRPSLHAVAAGDSVEDVIQLARRTGHSRFPVYDESMDDIAGIAHVKQAVSVPRERRADVPAAAIAEEPLRVPEAVHLDAVLGELRARGYQMAIVVDEYGGTAGVVTLEDLVEEIVGEVLDEHDRNRAGVLRVAGGIVFPAELRPDEVLDRTGIRVPEGDVYDTVGGFVMSVVERIPVVGDTVEIEDGTLTVQRMDGRRVDRVRFEPTPMPDGSDSGAAAGPGGRERGPEGTTR, from the coding sequence ATGGACGTCGTGATGCTGGGCGTGGGGCTGCTCCTGACCATCGGCACCGGTCTGTTCGTCGCGAGCGAGTTCGCGCTGGTCAATCTCGATCGCGCCGATCTCGAGGCTCGTCAGGCAGCCGGCGAATCCCGTCTGTCGATGACCATCGCGGCGCTGCGGATCACGTCGACGCATCTCTCCAGCGCTCAGCTGGGGATCACGCTCACCACGCTGCTGACCGGTTACACGATGGAGCCGGCGATCTCGAATCTCCTCGGCCCCGTTTTCACGTCGTGGGGGTGGTCCGATGCGGTGTCGCGTCCGATCGCCGCGGTCGTCGGGGTCTCGATCGCCACGATCTTCTCGATGATCCTCGGCGAGCTCGTTCCCAAGAACTTCGCCCTGGCGATCCCGCGCCAGACGGCGAAACTCGTCATCCCCTTCCAGACGGCCTTCACCGCCGTGTTCCGGCCGGCCGTCACGGTGCTCAACGGCAGCGCGAACGGCGTGCTGCGATCGATGGGCGTCGAGCCGAAGGAGGAGCTCTCCGGGGCGCGCTCGGCGGAGGAGCTGTCGAGCCTGGTGCGCCGCTCGGCCAGCGCGGGCGTGCTCGAGAAGGACACCGCCTCGCTCCTGGACCGTTCCCTCACCTTCTCGCGGCTGACCACCGCCGACGTGATGACGCCCCGCCCGAGCCTGCACGCCGTCGCGGCCGGCGACAGCGTCGAGGACGTGATCCAGCTCGCGCGCCGCACCGGTCATAGCCGCTTCCCGGTCTATGACGAGTCGATGGACGACATCGCCGGCATCGCGCACGTCAAGCAGGCGGTCAGCGTGCCGCGCGAGCGGCGTGCGGACGTGCCGGCGGCGGCGATCGCGGAGGAGCCGCTGCGCGTGCCCGAGGCGGTGCACCTCGACGCGGTCCTCGGCGAACTGCGAGCCCGCGGCTATCAGATGGCGATCGTGGTCGACGAGTACGGGGGGACGGCGGGAGTCGTCACTCTCGAGGACCTCGTGGAGGAGATCGTGGGCGAGGTGCTCGACGAGCACGATCGCAACCGTGCCGGGGTGCTGCGCGTGGCCGGCGGCATCGTCTTCCCCGCCGAGCTGCGGCCGGACGAGGTGCTCGACCGCACCGGCATCCGCGTTCCCGAGGGTGACGTGTACGACACCGTCGGAGGCTTCGTGATGAGCGTCGTGGAGCGCATCCCGGTCGTGGGCGACACGGTCGAGATCGAGGACGGCACACTGACGGTGCAGCGCATGGACGGCCGACGCGTCGACCGGGTGCGCTTCGAGCCGACGCCGATGCCGGACGGCTCCGACTCCGGGGCGGCGGCCGGCCCGGGTGGCCGTGAGCGCGGCCCGGAAGGGACGACCCGATGA
- a CDS encoding hemolysin family protein — MNDWAGLAWLVVLLAFNAFFVASEFAVISARRSQIEPLAEKGSRAAKTALWAMEHATLMLATCQLGITICSLVILNVSEPAIHHLLAVPLGLTGWGEAVVDVVAFVVALVVVSYLHVVFGEMVPKNLAFSLPDRAVLLLATPLRWVSRVFYPIIVVLNWIANHTVRLFRVEPKDEATSTYTLEEVATIVATSRIEGVLDDASGTVAAVMEFTDKKAKDVAVPLTDLVTLPESATPEDVERAVARHGFSRYVIVDEADQPVGYVHLKDVLREAEGDDDAASRPIKAKRIHLMVPVAETTDLEDALALMRRSSRHLAQVRDAEGRTTAVLFLEDIIEELIGEVHDATRRVPR; from the coding sequence ATGAACGACTGGGCGGGGCTGGCCTGGCTCGTGGTGCTGCTCGCCTTCAACGCGTTCTTCGTGGCGAGCGAGTTCGCCGTCATCTCCGCGCGCCGCTCGCAGATCGAGCCGCTCGCCGAGAAGGGATCGCGCGCGGCGAAGACGGCGCTGTGGGCCATGGAGCACGCGACGCTCATGCTGGCGACCTGCCAGCTGGGCATCACGATCTGCTCGCTGGTGATCCTCAACGTCTCGGAGCCGGCGATCCACCACCTGCTCGCGGTGCCGCTGGGGCTCACCGGCTGGGGCGAGGCCGTGGTGGACGTCGTGGCGTTCGTCGTCGCGCTGGTGGTCGTGTCGTACCTGCACGTCGTGTTCGGCGAGATGGTGCCCAAGAACCTCGCGTTCTCGCTGCCCGATCGGGCCGTTCTGCTGCTGGCGACACCGCTGCGGTGGGTGTCGCGGGTGTTCTACCCGATCATCGTCGTGCTCAACTGGATCGCCAATCACACCGTCCGGCTGTTCCGTGTGGAGCCCAAGGACGAGGCGACCTCGACCTACACGCTCGAGGAGGTCGCCACGATCGTCGCGACCTCGCGCATCGAGGGCGTGCTCGACGACGCCTCCGGCACGGTCGCGGCGGTCATGGAGTTCACCGACAAGAAGGCGAAGGACGTGGCGGTTCCGCTGACCGACCTCGTCACGCTCCCCGAGTCGGCGACACCCGAGGACGTGGAGCGCGCCGTGGCGCGGCACGGGTTCTCGCGCTACGTGATCGTCGACGAGGCCGACCAGCCGGTCGGCTACGTGCACCTCAAGGACGTGCTGCGCGAGGCCGAGGGGGACGACGACGCCGCCTCCCGTCCGATCAAGGCGAAGCGGATCCATCTGATGGTCCCTGTCGCCGAGACGACCGACCTCGAGGACGCGCTCGCCCTGATGCGACGTTCGAGCCGGCATCTCGCCCAGGTGCGCGACGCCGAGGGCCGCACGACGGCGGTGCTCTTCCTCGAGGACATCATCGAGGAGCTCATCGGCGAGGTCCACGACGCCACCCGTCGCGTTCCGCGCTGA
- a CDS encoding NADH:flavin oxidoreductase/NADH oxidase produces MSQLFSPLTVRTVEVRNRLWVAPMCQYSSQDGLPGDWHHVHLAQFASGGAGLVMAEATAVVPEGRITPEDTGIWNDEQRDAWAPIVASIRSRGAVAAIQLAHAGRKASTFSPFATERGTVPGDRGGWQPLAPSALAFDGYDRPVELDLARIDDLVAAFAAAAERSVAAGFEVLEIHAAHGYLLHEFLSPLSNTRTDAYGGPLENRARLLLRIIDAVRAVAPGTPLFVRFSATDWADGGWDVAETTVVAGWAREHGVDLVDVSSGGLVAHQSITTGPGYQVPFAREVRRGAAVPVSAVGEITTGAQAEEILAAGDADAVMAGREWLRDPHFGLRAATELGEDAAIWPPQYVRARRH; encoded by the coding sequence GTGAGCCAGTTGTTCAGCCCCCTGACCGTCCGCACCGTCGAGGTGCGCAACCGGCTGTGGGTCGCGCCGATGTGCCAGTACTCGTCGCAGGACGGCCTCCCGGGCGACTGGCACCACGTGCACCTCGCGCAGTTCGCCTCCGGTGGCGCGGGCCTCGTGATGGCCGAGGCCACCGCCGTCGTGCCCGAGGGACGCATCACCCCCGAAGACACCGGGATCTGGAACGACGAGCAGCGCGACGCCTGGGCGCCGATCGTCGCATCGATCCGCAGCCGCGGCGCCGTCGCGGCCATCCAGCTTGCCCACGCCGGCCGCAAGGCGTCGACCTTCTCGCCGTTCGCGACCGAGCGCGGCACCGTTCCGGGCGATCGCGGCGGCTGGCAGCCTCTCGCACCCTCGGCGCTGGCTTTCGACGGCTACGACCGACCCGTCGAGCTCGACCTCGCCCGGATCGACGACCTGGTCGCGGCGTTCGCCGCGGCTGCCGAGCGCTCCGTGGCAGCGGGGTTCGAGGTCCTCGAGATCCACGCGGCGCACGGCTACCTGCTGCACGAGTTCCTCTCTCCGCTGTCGAACACGCGCACCGACGCGTACGGCGGTCCGCTCGAGAACCGCGCTCGCCTGCTGCTGCGGATCATCGACGCCGTGCGGGCGGTGGCTCCCGGGACGCCGCTGTTCGTCCGGTTCTCGGCGACCGACTGGGCCGACGGCGGCTGGGACGTCGCCGAGACGACGGTCGTGGCGGGATGGGCCCGCGAGCACGGCGTGGATCTCGTCGACGTCTCCAGCGGCGGGCTCGTCGCGCACCAGAGCATCACGACCGGCCCCGGCTACCAGGTGCCCTTCGCGCGTGAGGTCCGCCGCGGCGCCGCGGTGCCGGTGAGCGCGGTGGGCGAGATCACCACCGGCGCCCAGGCAGAGGAGATCCTCGCCGCCGGAGACGCGGATGCCGTGATGGCCGGCCGCGAGTGGCTGCGCGACCCGCACTTCGGACTCCGCGCTGCCACCGAGTTGGGTGAGGACGCCGCGATCTGGCCGCCGCAGTACGTGCGGGCCCGCCGCCACTGA
- a CDS encoding ADP-dependent NAD(P)H-hydrate dehydratase gives MVDIHEWDAGETAALLREPTADDHKYSRGVLGVRTGSHEYPGAAVLGVEAAWRTGIGMVRYLGPERPADLVLQRRPETVTRPGRVQAWLIGSGTDAATRLPAESARLAEVLAGELPVVVDAGALDLVPGARAPMVVTPHQSEHAQLRDLLGLAEAPPGASLAERAFAARETAQGSGAAVLLKGAETVVAAPDGWTTVVRAGTGWLATAGTGDVLGGILGAIVAARGAQHELDAAALARLAAAAAFVHGHAGRSAGPGPVTALDVAEAVPAVIALLLGGGDPAR, from the coding sequence ATGGTCGATATCCACGAATGGGATGCGGGCGAGACGGCTGCGCTCCTGCGGGAGCCAACCGCCGATGACCACAAGTATTCCCGGGGAGTGCTGGGGGTGCGCACCGGCTCGCACGAGTATCCCGGGGCCGCGGTCCTCGGCGTCGAAGCGGCGTGGCGCACCGGCATCGGCATGGTGCGCTACCTCGGACCCGAGCGACCCGCCGACCTCGTGCTCCAGCGCCGCCCCGAGACGGTGACCCGGCCGGGTCGCGTCCAGGCATGGCTGATCGGCTCGGGAACGGATGCCGCCACGCGTCTGCCCGCGGAGTCGGCGCGGCTGGCGGAGGTCCTGGCTGGTGAGCTGCCCGTGGTCGTCGACGCCGGCGCCCTCGACCTCGTCCCGGGAGCCCGGGCGCCGATGGTCGTGACCCCGCATCAGAGTGAGCACGCGCAACTGAGGGACCTCCTGGGCCTCGCCGAGGCTCCACCTGGCGCCTCGCTCGCCGAGCGCGCGTTCGCAGCCCGCGAGACGGCGCAGGGCAGCGGGGCCGCGGTGCTGCTCAAGGGCGCCGAGACGGTCGTGGCGGCCCCCGACGGCTGGACGACGGTGGTGCGGGCGGGCACGGGCTGGCTCGCCACCGCCGGTACGGGTGATGTGCTGGGCGGCATCCTGGGTGCGATCGTGGCCGCTCGGGGAGCGCAGCACGAGCTCGATGCGGCGGCGCTCGCCCGGCTCGCAGCCGCAGCAGCCTTCGTTCACGGGCACGCGGGGCGGAGCGCCGGTCCGGGGCCGGTGACGGCGCTCGACGTCGCCGAGGCGGTCCCCGCCGTCATCGCGCTTCTTCTCGGTGGAGGCGATCCGGCGCGCTGA